In one Arachis duranensis cultivar V14167 chromosome 9, aradu.V14167.gnm2.J7QH, whole genome shotgun sequence genomic region, the following are encoded:
- the LOC107467734 gene encoding GRAS family protein RAM1-like, whose protein sequence is MMMMSCSSSTTFDHEAYEAKIFRLLQMRDQMLRQHHRNHDNTNKGLLGNNNTNNGLPLIHLLLSTATAVDGNNFAAALNNLTDLYQSVSLTGDSVERVVAYFSDGLTARLLTRNSPFYDMIMEEPTSEEEFRAFTDLYRVSPYFQFAHFTANQAILEAFEREEDRNNRSIHVIDFDVSYGFQWPSLIQSLSEKATSTSRIFLRVTGFGKNLKELQETESRLVSFSKGFSNLVFEFQGLLRGSRVINLRKKKNETVAVNLVSYLNTLSCFTKISDTLGFVHSLSPSIVVLVEQEGSRTPTRTFLSRFTDSLHYFAAMFDSLDDCLPLESAERLRIEKKLLGKEIKNMLNNYENNNIGDCAKYERMEAWKARMENHGFVGNKISSKAMIQAKLLLKMRTHYCPMQFEEEDDSDGGGGGGGFRVSERDEGRAVSLGWQNRFLLTVSAWQPLSLI, encoded by the exons atgatgatgatgagttgtAGTAGTAGCACAACCTTTGATCATGAGGCCTATGAAGCTAAAATCTTTAGGCTTCTACAAATGAGAGATCAAATGCTAAGACAACATCATAGGAATCATGATAATACAAACAAAGGACTTCTTGGGAATAACAACACCAATAATGGCCTCCCTTTGATTCATTTGCTTCTCTCAACCGCCACTGCCGTCGACGGTAACAACTTCGCCGCCGCCTTGAACAACCTCACCGACCTCTACCAGAGCGTTTCCCTAACCGGTGACTCAGTGGAGCGTGTTGTGGCCTACTTCTCTGATGGCTTAACCGCAAGGCTTCTCACAAGAAACTCACCTTTCTATGACATGATCATGGAGGAACCAACTTCTGAGGAAGAGTTTCGTGCTTTCACTGATCTCTATAGAGTCTCTCCCTACTTCCAATTCGCTCATTTCACTGCCAATCAAGCAATCTTGGAGGCCTTCGAGAGGGAGGAAGATCGAAACAACCGTTCCATTCATGTCATCGATTTCGATGTCTCTTACGGCTTCCAGTGGCCTTCTCTGATACAGTCGCTATCAGAAAAGGCCACTAGTACCAGCCGTATTTTCCTAAGA GTAACTGGATTCgggaagaatctgaaggagctGCAAGAAACGGAGTCAAGATTAGTGAGCTTCTCTAAGGGATTTAGCAACCTAGTGTTTGAGTTTCAAGGGCTTCTGAGAGGGTCAAGGGTGATAAAcctaaggaagaagaagaatgaaacgGTGGCAGTGAACTTGGTATCATACTTGAACACGTTGAGTTGTTTCACGAAGATCTCAGACACATTGGGGTTTGTGCATTCACTTAGCCCCTCCATTGTTGTGTTGGTTGAGCAAGAAGGTAGCAGGACCCcaacaaggacattcttgtcaAGATTCACCGACTCCTTGCACTACTTTGCAGCCATGTTCGATTCTCTCGACGATTGTCTTCCATTGGAGAGTGCTGAGAGGCTCAGGATTGAGAAGAAGCTTCTTGGGAAAGAGATCAAGAACATGCTCAACAACTATGAAAACAACAACATTGGTGATTGTGCTAAGTATGAGAGGATGGAGGCATGGAAGGCGAGGATGGAGAATCATGGTTTTGTTGGGAATAAGATTAGCTCCAAGGCCATGATTCAAGCCAAGCTACTTTTGAAGATGAGGACTCATTATTGTCCAATgcagtttgaagaagaagatgacagcgacggcggcggcggcggcggcggtTTCAGGGTTTCGGAGAGAGATGAAGGAAGGGCTGTCTCTTTAGGGTGGCAAAATAGGTTTCTTCTTACTGTCTCAGCTTGGCAACCACTTTCTCTAATCTGA